One region of Sphingomonas kaistensis genomic DNA includes:
- a CDS encoding threonine aldolase family protein, with protein MRFFSDNAAAVHPAVFKAMAEADRLDTAYDGDAWSNRLDATFSALFEREVAVLWVTTGTAANCLALAGLVPPFGGVLCHREAHIQVDEAGAPEFFTGGAKLLLVDGPGAKLTVDALEDARSRIRPDVHQVQADALSITNATEYGLTYSAAETAALGAWAKSHGLGFHLDGARFGNAVASTGASVADLTWRAGVDALSFGFVKNGGLSAEALVLFDPGLADGIRRLRKRSGHLLSKGRYLAAQLLAMVEDDVWLANARAANAAARRLAEAAGQRLVYPVEANEVFLKVSAAEAAALRAQGFDFYDWGVGEARLVTSWNQDMAAVETLARAIEGL; from the coding sequence ATGCGCTTCTTCTCCGACAATGCCGCGGCGGTTCATCCGGCCGTGTTCAAGGCCATGGCCGAGGCCGACCGGCTCGACACCGCTTATGACGGCGATGCCTGGAGCAACCGGCTGGACGCGACCTTTTCGGCGCTGTTCGAGCGCGAGGTCGCCGTCTTGTGGGTGACCACCGGCACCGCCGCCAACTGCCTGGCGCTGGCCGGGCTGGTCCCGCCATTTGGCGGCGTGCTGTGCCACCGCGAAGCGCACATCCAGGTCGACGAGGCCGGGGCGCCCGAATTCTTCACCGGCGGGGCCAAGCTGCTGCTGGTCGACGGGCCGGGCGCCAAGCTGACGGTGGATGCTCTGGAAGACGCGCGCAGCCGGATCCGGCCCGACGTCCACCAGGTCCAGGCCGATGCCCTGTCGATCACCAATGCGACCGAATATGGCCTGACCTATTCGGCGGCGGAGACGGCCGCGCTGGGGGCCTGGGCCAAGAGCCACGGACTTGGCTTCCATCTCGACGGGGCGCGGTTCGGCAATGCGGTGGCATCGACCGGGGCCAGCGTCGCCGACCTGACCTGGCGCGCGGGCGTCGATGCGCTGAGCTTTGGCTTCGTCAAGAATGGCGGGCTGTCGGCCGAGGCGCTGGTGCTGTTCGATCCTGGCCTCGCCGACGGCATCAGGCGCCTCCGCAAGCGGTCGGGGCACCTGCTGAGCAAGGGCCGTTACCTCGCCGCGCAGCTGCTCGCGATGGTCGAAGACGACGTCTGGCTGGCCAATGCCCGGGCCGCCAACGCCGCGGCGCGGCGGCTGGCCGAAGCGGCGGGCCAGCGGCTGGTCTATCCGGTCGAAGCCAATGAAGTGTTCCTCAAGGTCAGCGCGGCGGAAGCGGCGGCACTCCGGGCGCAGGGCTTCGATTTCTACGACTGGGGCGTCGGCGAAGCGCGGCTGGTGACCAGCTGGAACCAGGACATGGCCGCC
- a CDS encoding alpha/beta hydrolase family protein encodes MRSVLQATVLGLLLASEGLAAQPASRPSIADFAEPPVATGARLSADGKLLAARSWQGDTSRILIFDATNPSKPPRALPLGKSDVTSISWAGANRLLLRVRKYEKLFDQVYPFTRLIVVDIDTGQSRVADPANQGVLGGDVLYTDPDGQTALVASQDTIFDTPAVKRVDLATGKATLVEKPRPDVWDWYADSDGVVRAGFAYDNRAWKLFYRDKAGEPLRTIKGKFDKNSDSSVDRFTFGRAGTGTIITNERTGRFGVYRYDFTSGSIGEAIFEDPEVDVTGVWGDRWSGDISGIEYENDRKRFVWLDPDLKQTQARIDRALPTTVNEIVSRSRDKAKLLIFSSSASDPGAYFLLDQTTRKMNPVYAPLARIDPAQLSATTHLRYAARDGLGIPAYLTLPKGKPGKLLPTIVMPHGGPFIRDSWEYDTFVQFIASRGYAVFQPQFRGSTGYGKSFVEKGYGQWGRAMQDDLDDGLDHLIKTGVADPKRVCIVGASYGGYAALWGAIRNPERYRCAASLAGVTDLDAQLKANRKSFTATRYFREWRTKVAGEQKVDLATVSPLQQAARLKVPVLIGHGEKDEVVPVRQGRAIVQALQGGRAEVTSVFYAKSGHDLEGEGDLADYLGRLEAFLHKHNPAG; translated from the coding sequence ATGCGTAGCGTCCTGCAGGCGACCGTTCTCGGCCTGCTCCTTGCCAGTGAGGGCCTGGCTGCACAGCCCGCGTCACGCCCCTCGATCGCCGATTTCGCCGAACCGCCCGTTGCCACCGGCGCCCGGCTTTCCGCGGACGGCAAGCTGCTCGCCGCCCGGTCGTGGCAGGGGGACACCAGCCGCATCCTGATCTTCGACGCGACCAACCCGAGCAAGCCGCCGCGCGCCCTTCCGCTCGGCAAGTCCGACGTCACCTCGATCAGCTGGGCCGGTGCGAACCGCCTGCTGCTTCGAGTCCGCAAATATGAGAAGCTGTTCGACCAGGTCTATCCGTTCACCCGGTTGATCGTGGTCGACATCGACACCGGGCAAAGCCGGGTCGCCGACCCCGCCAACCAGGGCGTGCTTGGCGGCGACGTCCTGTACACCGATCCGGACGGCCAGACCGCCCTGGTGGCGAGCCAGGACACCATCTTCGACACGCCTGCCGTGAAGCGGGTGGACCTCGCCACCGGCAAGGCGACCCTGGTGGAGAAGCCGCGTCCCGATGTCTGGGACTGGTATGCCGACAGCGACGGCGTCGTCCGCGCCGGCTTCGCCTATGACAACCGGGCGTGGAAGCTGTTCTATCGCGACAAGGCGGGTGAACCTCTGCGGACCATCAAGGGCAAGTTCGACAAGAATTCTGATTCCAGCGTCGACCGCTTCACCTTCGGCCGGGCGGGGACCGGCACCATCATCACCAACGAGCGGACCGGCCGCTTCGGCGTGTACCGCTACGACTTCACGTCCGGCAGCATTGGCGAGGCGATCTTCGAGGATCCCGAGGTCGACGTCACCGGCGTCTGGGGCGACCGCTGGTCGGGCGACATCTCCGGAATCGAGTATGAGAATGACCGCAAGCGTTTCGTGTGGCTCGATCCCGACCTCAAGCAGACCCAAGCCAGGATCGACAGGGCCTTGCCCACCACGGTCAACGAGATCGTCTCCCGCTCGCGCGACAAGGCGAAGCTGCTGATCTTCTCCAGCAGTGCTTCCGATCCTGGAGCCTATTTCCTGCTCGACCAGACGACGCGGAAGATGAACCCGGTCTATGCGCCCCTTGCGCGGATCGATCCCGCGCAATTGTCCGCGACGACCCACCTGCGCTACGCGGCCCGCGACGGCCTCGGCATTCCGGCCTATCTGACCCTGCCCAAGGGCAAGCCGGGAAAGCTGCTTCCCACCATCGTGATGCCCCACGGCGGGCCGTTCATCCGCGACAGCTGGGAATATGACACCTTTGTCCAGTTTATAGCGAGCCGCGGCTATGCGGTCTTCCAGCCGCAGTTTCGGGGCTCGACCGGCTACGGCAAGAGCTTCGTCGAGAAGGGCTATGGCCAATGGGGCCGGGCGATGCAGGACGACCTCGACGACGGGCTCGATCACCTGATCAAGACGGGCGTCGCCGATCCCAAGCGGGTGTGCATCGTCGGGGCCTCCTATGGTGGCTATGCCGCGCTGTGGGGCGCGATCCGCAACCCGGAGCGCTATCGCTGCGCCGCCAGCCTGGCCGGGGTCACCGACCTCGACGCGCAGCTCAAGGCCAACCGCAAAAGCTTCACCGCGACCCGCTATTTCCGCGAATGGCGGACCAAGGTGGCCGGTGAGCAAAAAGTCGATCTCGCCACCGTGTCACCGTTGCAGCAAGCGGCGCGGCTCAAGGTGCCGGTCCTGATCGGCCATGGCGAAAAGGACGAGGTGGTCCCGGTGCGTCAGGGCCGGGCGATCGTTCAGGCGCTGCAGGGCGGGCGCGCCGAAGTCACTTCTGTCTTCTACGCCAAGTCGGGCCACGACCTGGAGGGAGAAGGCGACCTGGCCGATTACCTGGGTCGGCTCGAGGCCTTCCTCCACAAGCATAATCCGGCGGGCTGA
- a CDS encoding bleomycin resistance protein gives MDHATPNLPSRDFEATSQFYRKLGFDEGWRDDGWMILKRGGSTLEFFPHPDLDPATGNFSCCLRLDDMQELYEICKAAGLPEQCWGWPRLHPPTEEDSGKTIAYMVDLDGTLVRLIQN, from the coding sequence ATGGATCACGCGACGCCGAACCTGCCGAGCCGGGACTTCGAAGCGACATCGCAGTTCTATCGGAAGCTAGGTTTCGACGAGGGCTGGCGTGACGACGGGTGGATGATCCTGAAGCGCGGCGGCTCGACGCTGGAGTTCTTTCCTCATCCGGATCTGGACCCTGCAACGGGCAACTTTAGCTGCTGCCTGCGTCTAGATGACATGCAAGAACTCTACGAAATCTGCAAAGCTGCTGGATTGCCAGAGCAGTGTTGGGGGTGGCCTCGCCTTCATCCGCCAACCGAAGAAGATAGCGGTAAAACCATCGCCTACATGGTCGATCTAGACGGAACGCTCGTTCGCCTCATCCAAAACTGA
- a CDS encoding GDCCVxC domain-containing (seleno)protein — protein MTLLASTLTCPECGGASTDEMPTDACQFFYDCKHCSAVLRPLKGDCCVYCSYGDVPCPPIQEARETGVAGCCSPS, from the coding sequence ATGACTCTTCTAGCATCGACACTCACCTGCCCTGAATGTGGGGGAGCTTCCACCGACGAGATGCCCACCGACGCTTGTCAGTTTTTCTACGATTGCAAGCATTGCAGCGCCGTCCTTCGCCCACTCAAGGGCGATTGCTGCGTTTACTGCTCATACGGTGACGTTCCATGCCCGCCCATACAGGAAGCACGGGAGACCGGGGTTGCAGGCTGCTGCTCACCTTCCTGA
- a CDS encoding aminopeptidase P family protein produces MSNHSDRLAALRQQLAAQGLDGFVVPLTDEHMSEYVGSYAHRLAWLTGFEGSAGSAAVLADKAATFTDGRYTLQVRQQVDGADWSFESVPESNVTDWLKAHAPAGARIGYDPWLHRRDWVARTREALAAKGAELVAVTTNPIDAVWSDRPERSKAALVVHPERLAGRSSADKRQAVADWLGEQGADAAVLAALDSIAWTFNLRGSDVSRTPVGLAFALVHGDGTADLFVEGEKVTAELRQHLGNGVRLHERAEFEAKLGELGGKTVAVDPERSVAAIGEALEKAGATIIALRDPTVLPRATKNETEVAGHRAAQTRDGAVMVKFLKWVDAHQGELDELKASARLEEIRREDPTLKDLSFDSISAFGANAASPHYHSTEKSNVPFAPGSLYLIDSGGQYEDGTTDITRTVAVGEPTPEMRDRFTRVLQGHIAIDSAVFPKGTRGGQLDSFARRPLWEAGLDYAHGTGHGVGSFLSVHEGPQRIAPVGGAYAGGDEPLQAGMILSNEPGYYKEGEYGIRIENLVLVVPVEVAGADKELLGFETLTFAPIDRRLIDRALLSDREVQWLNDYHAEVVRRIGPGLGAEERAWLEEQCAPL; encoded by the coding sequence ATGAGCAACCATTCAGACCGCCTCGCCGCCCTCCGCCAGCAGCTCGCCGCCCAGGGCCTCGACGGGTTCGTCGTGCCGCTGACCGACGAGCATATGAGCGAATATGTCGGCAGCTATGCGCACCGTTTGGCCTGGCTGACCGGGTTCGAGGGGTCGGCCGGATCGGCTGCGGTGCTCGCCGACAAGGCGGCGACCTTCACCGACGGACGCTACACCTTGCAGGTGCGCCAGCAGGTCGACGGGGCGGACTGGTCGTTCGAATCGGTGCCCGAAAGCAATGTGACCGACTGGCTCAAGGCTCATGCCCCGGCAGGCGCGCGGATCGGCTACGACCCGTGGCTGCACCGCCGGGACTGGGTCGCCCGCACCCGCGAGGCGCTGGCGGCCAAGGGTGCCGAGCTGGTGGCGGTGACGACCAATCCGATTGACGCGGTGTGGAGCGACCGGCCCGAACGCAGCAAGGCGGCGCTGGTCGTGCATCCCGAGCGGCTGGCGGGGCGGTCGAGCGCCGACAAGCGCCAGGCGGTGGCCGACTGGCTGGGCGAACAGGGCGCCGACGCAGCGGTGCTGGCCGCGCTCGATTCGATCGCCTGGACCTTCAACCTGCGCGGGTCCGACGTGTCGCGCACGCCGGTCGGCCTCGCCTTCGCGCTGGTCCACGGCGACGGCACCGCAGACCTGTTCGTCGAGGGCGAGAAGGTCACCGCCGAGCTTCGCCAGCACCTCGGCAACGGGGTCCGGCTGCACGAGCGGGCGGAGTTCGAGGCGAAGCTGGGCGAGCTTGGCGGCAAGACCGTGGCGGTCGATCCCGAGCGGTCGGTGGCAGCGATCGGCGAAGCGCTGGAAAAGGCCGGCGCCACCATCATCGCCCTGCGCGATCCGACCGTCCTGCCCCGCGCGACCAAGAACGAAACCGAGGTCGCCGGCCACCGCGCCGCCCAGACCCGCGACGGCGCGGTGATGGTGAAGTTCCTGAAATGGGTCGACGCGCACCAGGGTGAGCTCGACGAACTCAAGGCCTCGGCCCGGCTGGAGGAAATCCGCCGCGAGGATCCGACGCTCAAGGACCTGTCGTTCGACAGCATCTCGGCGTTCGGCGCCAACGCCGCCAGCCCGCACTATCATTCGACCGAGAAGAGCAACGTCCCGTTCGCGCCGGGCTCGCTCTACCTGATCGATTCGGGCGGGCAGTATGAGGACGGCACCACCGACATCACCCGCACCGTCGCGGTGGGCGAGCCGACGCCGGAAATGCGCGACCGCTTCACCCGCGTGCTGCAGGGCCATATCGCGATCGACTCGGCGGTGTTCCCGAAGGGCACGCGGGGCGGCCAGCTCGACAGCTTCGCCCGGCGGCCGTTGTGGGAAGCGGGCCTCGATTACGCGCATGGCACCGGCCACGGCGTCGGCAGCTTCCTGTCGGTCCACGAAGGCCCGCAGCGGATCGCGCCGGTCGGCGGTGCCTATGCCGGCGGCGACGAACCGCTGCAGGCGGGCATGATCCTGTCCAACGAGCCCGGCTATTACAAGGAAGGCGAATACGGCATCCGGATCGAGAATCTGGTGCTGGTGGTGCCGGTCGAGGTGGCGGGCGCCGACAAGGAACTGCTCGGCTTCGAAACGCTGACCTTCGCCCCGATCGACCGCCGCCTGATCGATCGCGCGCTGCTCAGCGACCGCGAAGTCCAGTGGTTGAACGACTATCACGCGGAAGTGGTGCGACGGATCGGGCCGGGGCTGGGCGCCGAGGAGCGCGCGTGGCTCGAGGAGCAATGCGCACCGCTTTGA
- a CDS encoding S9 family peptidase, translating into MPDPQPPRAEQRPTTFERHGITVIDDYAWLRDAGYPTVEDKAVLGYLEAENAFFEAWKKPHEQLIETLFEEMKGRQKEDDRSVPVKDRDYLYWWAFEPGAQYRQWFRKPVSGGPDQLIYDEVKEAEGKEYFRLGALEVSPDGRLAAVLADDSGSERFTLRIRDLATGADLETVTEVGIGAPVWSADGSAVLFTEVNDQWRSFRARYHRLGDDIANDRTLYEETEDKGFSVGLSKSQDESLIFLSAGDNRTTEIRFVPAADPLAEQILISPRRENRLYEADAAHGKLWILTNDEHINFRIVSADPAAPGEWHEVVAGSDNVYLRGATAFRDHLVVTSRLDGLDQLTLRDYATGETTRIPFAEASYTAGLASNPEFAPAAYRLVYSSMVTPGTVFDYHPASGTLETLKVTEIPSGYDPSHYVTERLMVPARDGKQVPVSVVYKKGYRKDGSQPLFLYAYGAYGYAIPPSFSSTRLSLLDRGFAYAIAHIRGGDDLGYGWYLDGTATNRWNTFHDFVDAAKGLTAAGFARPGRIAIQGGSAGGKLMGVVANTDPGLWGAVIADVPFVDVVNTMIDDSLPLTPGEWPVWGNPITDPDAFKLLLSYSPYDNVKAQAYPPMLVTAGLNDPRVTYWEPAKWVARLRSAKTDDNLLLLKTNMGAGHGGKSGRWDSLRETAEDQAFVLTQMGVAE; encoded by the coding sequence ATGCCCGATCCCCAGCCCCCTCGCGCCGAGCAGCGCCCGACCACCTTCGAACGCCACGGAATCACCGTCATCGACGATTATGCCTGGCTGCGCGACGCGGGCTATCCGACGGTCGAGGACAAGGCGGTGCTCGGCTATCTCGAGGCCGAAAATGCCTTCTTCGAAGCGTGGAAGAAGCCGCACGAGCAGCTGATCGAGACCCTGTTCGAGGAGATGAAAGGCCGCCAGAAGGAGGACGACCGCTCGGTTCCGGTCAAGGACCGCGACTATCTCTACTGGTGGGCATTCGAGCCCGGCGCCCAATATCGCCAATGGTTTCGCAAGCCCGTGTCCGGCGGCCCCGACCAGCTGATCTACGACGAGGTTAAGGAAGCCGAGGGCAAGGAATATTTCCGTCTCGGCGCGCTTGAGGTCAGCCCCGACGGGCGCCTTGCCGCGGTGCTTGCGGACGACAGCGGATCCGAACGCTTCACCCTGCGCATCCGCGACCTTGCCACCGGCGCGGACCTCGAAACCGTGACCGAGGTCGGCATCGGCGCCCCGGTGTGGAGCGCGGACGGCAGCGCGGTGCTGTTCACCGAGGTCAACGACCAGTGGCGCAGCTTCCGCGCGCGCTACCACCGCCTGGGCGACGACATCGCCAACGACCGCACCCTGTACGAGGAAACCGAGGACAAGGGCTTCTCGGTCGGCCTGTCCAAGAGCCAGGACGAAAGCCTGATCTTCCTCTCGGCCGGCGATAACCGCACCACCGAAATCCGCTTCGTCCCCGCCGCCGATCCGCTGGCCGAACAGATCCTCATCAGCCCGCGCCGCGAGAACCGCCTCTACGAAGCCGACGCCGCGCATGGCAAGCTGTGGATCCTCACCAATGACGAGCATATCAATTTCCGCATCGTCTCCGCCGACCCCGCCGCGCCGGGCGAGTGGCACGAGGTCGTTGCCGGCTCCGACAACGTCTACCTGCGCGGGGCGACCGCCTTCCGCGACCACCTCGTCGTCACCAGCCGCCTCGACGGCCTCGACCAGCTGACCCTGCGCGATTACGCCACCGGCGAGACCACCCGCATCCCCTTTGCCGAGGCGAGCTACACCGCCGGCCTTGCCAGCAATCCCGAATTTGCCCCCGCCGCCTATCGCCTGGTCTACAGTTCGATGGTCACTCCGGGCACTGTGTTCGACTACCACCCGGCCAGCGGCACGCTTGAAACCCTCAAGGTGACCGAGATCCCGTCGGGCTACGACCCCTCGCACTATGTCACCGAGCGGCTGATGGTACCCGCCCGCGACGGCAAGCAGGTCCCGGTCAGCGTCGTCTACAAGAAAGGCTACCGGAAGGACGGCAGCCAGCCGCTCTTTCTCTACGCCTATGGCGCCTACGGCTATGCCATCCCGCCCAGCTTCTCCTCGACCCGCCTCAGCCTGCTCGACCGCGGTTTCGCCTACGCCATCGCCCACATCCGCGGCGGCGATGACCTAGGGTATGGCTGGTACCTCGACGGCACCGCCACCAACCGCTGGAACACCTTTCACGATTTCGTCGACGCCGCGAAGGGCCTCACTGCCGCCGGCTTCGCGCGCCCCGGCCGCATCGCGATCCAGGGCGGCTCGGCGGGTGGCAAGCTGATGGGGGTGGTGGCCAACACCGACCCCGGCCTGTGGGGCGCGGTGATCGCAGACGTGCCGTTCGTCGACGTCGTCAACACCATGATCGACGACAGCCTTCCGCTGACCCCGGGCGAATGGCCGGTGTGGGGCAATCCGATCACCGACCCGGACGCCTTCAAGCTGCTGCTGAGCTACTCGCCCTACGACAACGTCAAGGCGCAGGCCTATCCGCCGATGCTGGTCACCGCCGGGCTCAACGATCCGCGCGTCACCTATTGGGAGCCCGCCAAGTGGGTCGCCCGCCTGCGCAGCGCGAAGACCGACGACAATCTGCTCCTGCTCAAGACCAACATGGGTGCCGGCCACGGCGGCAAGTCGGGCCGCTGGGATTCCTTGCGCGAAACCGCCGAGGACCAGGCCTTCGTCCTCACCCAGATGGGCGTCGCCGAATGA
- a CDS encoding M1 family aminopeptidase, producing MILAAAAALAAAASSDAPADVSVTRRGDGGFEAIYTLPRAAPAWGFFRSSLAAEDRQPWRPRSWTVLTPGVRLERRGAYDALVATDGGPVPRTVRVRVAPYTSELLSDYVPALRLGEDGIALFDGQFSLFSVATPAALARLGPDPEAGPIIDTSTRVRFRGGGASQLRLAGDTAGYRRGNSAGTYGLFGVPGAVEQGGMATVVDPQMPAWLAADIRTFTPRLLDHYRKLLGSPGDLRPTVLASWAGADKQGASLNGGVLKGLVLMRISGAAATRPSPPLRTLAHRYIAHESAHFWLGQMVTYDKAADNWIVEGGADLLAIRALGATEPGYDMRAALQKSLTDCLAASKLGGLSSAAQRQDFQVKYDCGAILSLVAEKVAGGDFPAFVRRLIAANAGDGAVSTEEWLALLESHAAGRNLATRIRPLLNQAQPTARGWTELLTAAGIRYRLRPDQTPELL from the coding sequence ATGATCCTGGCCGCGGCGGCGGCGCTTGCAGCCGCCGCTTCCTCCGACGCTCCGGCGGACGTCAGCGTGACCCGCCGCGGCGATGGCGGGTTCGAGGCGATCTACACCCTTCCGCGCGCCGCGCCGGCCTGGGGCTTCTTCCGCTCCTCGCTCGCCGCCGAGGATCGCCAGCCGTGGCGCCCGCGCAGCTGGACGGTGCTGACGCCGGGCGTGCGGCTCGAACGGCGCGGTGCCTATGATGCGCTGGTGGCGACGGACGGCGGTCCGGTCCCGCGCACCGTGCGGGTCCGGGTCGCGCCCTACACCAGCGAATTGCTCAGCGACTATGTCCCTGCGCTCCGCCTTGGCGAGGATGGGATCGCCCTGTTCGACGGCCAGTTCTCGCTCTTCTCGGTCGCGACGCCCGCCGCGCTGGCCCGGCTCGGCCCCGATCCCGAGGCGGGCCCGATCATCGATACCAGCACCCGCGTCCGCTTCCGCGGCGGCGGCGCGTCGCAGCTCAGGCTGGCGGGCGACACCGCCGGCTACCGGCGAGGCAACAGCGCCGGCACCTACGGCCTGTTCGGCGTGCCCGGCGCGGTCGAGCAGGGCGGCATGGCCACCGTGGTCGATCCGCAGATGCCGGCCTGGCTGGCCGCCGACATCCGCACGTTCACCCCGCGCCTGCTCGACCATTATCGCAAGCTGCTCGGCTCCCCCGGTGACCTCCGCCCGACCGTGCTTGCAAGCTGGGCCGGGGCCGACAAGCAGGGGGCAAGCCTCAACGGCGGGGTGCTCAAGGGGCTGGTCCTGATGCGCATCTCGGGCGCCGCCGCGACCCGGCCGTCGCCGCCGCTGCGCACGCTCGCCCATCGCTACATCGCGCACGAAAGCGCGCATTTCTGGCTCGGCCAGATGGTCACCTACGACAAGGCGGCCGACAATTGGATCGTGGAAGGCGGCGCGGACCTGCTGGCGATCCGCGCGCTCGGCGCCACCGAGCCTGGCTACGACATGCGCGCAGCCCTGCAGAAATCGCTTACCGATTGCCTCGCCGCCTCGAAGCTGGGTGGCCTTTCTTCCGCGGCGCAGCGGCAGGACTTCCAGGTCAAATATGATTGCGGCGCCATTCTCTCGCTGGTCGCCGAAAAGGTGGCGGGCGGCGATTTTCCCGCCTTCGTCCGCCGCTTGATTGCCGCCAACGCAGGCGACGGCGCCGTCTCAACGGAGGAATGGCTCGCTTTGCTCGAAAGCCATGCCGCGGGCCGCAACCTGGCCACGCGCATCCGCCCGTTGCTCAACCAGGCCCAGCCCACCGCGCGCGGCTGGACGGAATTGCTGACCGCCGCCGGCATCCGCTATCGACTGCGGCCAGACCAGACGCCGGAGCTCCTGTGA
- a CDS encoding thioesterase family protein, which translates to MTNPSFTLTLTAEPEHIDELGHVNNAVWVQWIQTVATSHWYATAPEQYRDAYIWVVIRHEIDYLRPALVGDTVTGRTWVDEAPRGARFDRFMEFTSAEGKVLVKARTTWAMLDKATGRPQRITTEIVAPFLAPA; encoded by the coding sequence GTGACCAACCCCAGCTTCACCCTCACGCTGACCGCCGAGCCCGAGCACATCGACGAGCTAGGCCACGTCAACAATGCGGTGTGGGTGCAGTGGATCCAGACCGTCGCCACCAGCCATTGGTATGCCACCGCGCCCGAACAATATCGCGACGCCTACATCTGGGTCGTGATCCGGCACGAGATCGACTACCTCCGTCCGGCGCTGGTCGGTGACACCGTGACCGGCCGGACCTGGGTCGACGAGGCCCCGCGCGGCGCCCGCTTCGACCGCTTCATGGAATTCACTTCAGCTGAGGGAAAGGTGCTGGTGAAAGCCCGCACGACCTGGGCGATGCTCGACAAGGCCACCGGCCGCCCGCAGCGCATCACGACCGAGATCGTGGCGCCTTTCCTCGCGCCGGCGTAG
- the maiA gene encoding maleylacetoacetate isomerase, whose protein sequence is MPRIVLHDYFRSSASYRVRIALNLKGLAYDQHPVSLVAGEQQSPEYKALNPQGFVPMVEIDGERVTQSLAIFDRLDALVEEPPFVPSDPPGRAHVLALALTVACDIHPLNNLRVLRYLKTELGQPQEAVDAWYRHWVVEGLAALEALAAPQAGTFLYGDQLSMADICLVPQLYNGRRFDVPMDAYPTLLRAEAATLALAPVEAAHPDRQETAQ, encoded by the coding sequence ATGCCAAGGATCGTCCTTCACGACTATTTCCGCTCCTCCGCCAGCTATCGGGTCCGGATCGCGCTCAACCTCAAGGGCCTCGCCTACGATCAGCATCCCGTCAGCCTGGTTGCGGGCGAACAGCAGTCGCCCGAATATAAGGCACTCAACCCGCAGGGCTTCGTGCCGATGGTCGAGATCGACGGGGAGCGCGTCACGCAAAGCCTCGCCATCTTCGATCGCCTCGATGCGCTGGTCGAAGAGCCGCCGTTCGTGCCGTCGGACCCGCCCGGCCGGGCTCATGTCCTCGCGCTGGCGCTGACGGTCGCCTGCGACATCCATCCGCTCAACAACCTGCGCGTGCTGCGTTACCTCAAGACCGAGCTTGGCCAGCCGCAGGAAGCCGTCGACGCCTGGTACCGCCACTGGGTCGTCGAAGGTCTGGCCGCGCTGGAAGCGCTCGCCGCTCCGCAGGCCGGCACCTTCCTCTATGGCGACCAGCTCAGCATGGCCGACATCTGCCTCGTGCCGCAGCTCTACAACGGGCGCCGCTTCGACGTGCCGATGGACGCCTATCCGACCCTGCTTCGCGCCGAGGCCGCGACCCTTGCGCTTGCCCCGGTCGAAGCCGCCCATCCCGATCGCCAGGAGACTGCCCAGTGA
- a CDS encoding class II aldolase/adducin family protein codes for MDQLRALQDVAIPSLEGKVSEEEWKLRVDLAAAYRLIAHYGWDDLIFTHMSVRVPGPEHHFLLNPYNLMFEEVTASSLVKVDMAGNPVDPTPFITNPAGFTIHSAVHMSREDANAVIHLHTPHGQAVAAHSDGLLPLTQTAMLVRGDLAFHDYEGVATDHDERERIVADLGTRNAMLLRNHGTLSVGTTVGEAFIRIYFLERACQAQIMALSAGEAINHPPQGTPEIAAEQGAQGLKLAAQFLAWPALLRKAYRLDPHFAT; via the coding sequence ATGGACCAGCTTCGCGCCCTGCAGGACGTCGCCATCCCCAGCCTGGAGGGCAAGGTCAGCGAGGAAGAGTGGAAGCTACGTGTCGACCTCGCCGCCGCCTACCGGCTGATCGCGCATTACGGCTGGGACGATCTCATCTTCACCCACATGAGCGTCCGGGTGCCGGGGCCGGAGCATCATTTCCTCCTCAACCCCTACAATCTGATGTTCGAGGAAGTGACCGCCTCGTCGCTGGTCAAGGTCGACATGGCTGGCAATCCGGTCGATCCCACCCCGTTCATCACCAACCCGGCCGGCTTCACCATCCACTCGGCGGTGCACATGAGCCGCGAGGACGCCAACGCCGTCATCCACCTCCACACGCCCCACGGCCAGGCGGTTGCGGCGCACTCCGATGGCCTCCTTCCGCTGACCCAGACCGCGATGCTGGTCCGCGGCGACCTCGCCTTCCACGACTATGAAGGCGTCGCCACCGATCATGACGAGCGTGAGCGGATCGTCGCCGACCTTGGCACCAGGAACGCCATGCTGCTGCGCAACCACGGCACGCTGAGCGTCGGCACCACCGTCGGAGAGGCATTCATCCGTATCTACTTCCTCGAGCGCGCCTGCCAAGCCCAGATCATGGCGCTGAGCGCCGGCGAGGCGATCAATCATCCGCCCCAGGGCACGCCCGAGATCGCCGCCGAACAAGGCGCCCAGGGCCTCAAGCTCGCCGCGCAATTCCTCGCCTGGCCGGCCCTCCTTCGGAAAGCCTATCGTCTCGACCCCCACTTCGCGACTTGA